The Streptococcus downei MFe28 DNA window GACAAACAAGAATTGAAGCAAATGGAAGCTCGCTTGACCGAGCGTGCCTCAAGTCTTGATCGCAAAGATGAGAATTTGTCCAGCAAGGAAAGGACGCTGGATAGTAAAGAACAAAGTCTTTCTGATAAATCTAAACACATTGATGAGCGAGAAGCTAACATCGCACAGTTAGAAGAAGAAAAACAAGCGGAGTTGCAAAAGGTAGCCAATATGTCTACCGACCAGGCCAGGGATGTTATTCTGAGCCAAACGGAAAATGAACTGACCCAGGACATCGCTAGTCGCATCAAGGATGCGGACGAAGAGGTTAAACGGACGATTGATAAGAAGGCTAAGAATCTCTTAGCTCAAGCCATGCAAAGGCTGGCTGGGGACTATGTGACCGAGCAAACCATCACAACGGTTCATCTGCCTGATGACTCTATGAAGGGACGGATTATTGGTCGTGAAGGTCGTAATATTCGGGCTCTGGAAAGTCTGACCGGAATTGATGTTATCATTGATGATACACCAGAGGTGGTTGTCCTGTCTGGCTTTGACCCAATCCGTCGAGAAATTGCTCGAATGACTCTAGAAGCCCTGATTCAGGATGGCCGGATTCATCCAGCCCGGATTGAAGAATTGGTTGAAAAGAACCGACAAGAAATTGATAATCGCATTCGTGAAGCGGGGGAAGCGGCAGCCTATGAAATTGGAGCGCCAAACCTCCATCCTGATTTGATTAAAATCATGGGACGCTTGCAATACCGGACTTCTTATGGACAAAATGTCCTGCGTCACTCGGTTGAGGTCGGTAAGTTGGCTGGTATTCTAGCTGGTGAAATTGGTGAAAATGTTGCCCTGGCTAAGCGAGCCGGTTTTCTCCATGATATGGGCAAGGCCTTGGACCGCGATGTTGACGGTAGTCACGTTGAAATCGGTACGGAATTTGCCCGTAAATACAAGGAAAATCCTGTCGTGGTTAACACCATTGCCAGTCACCACGGTGATGTTGAACCTGAGAGTGTCATTGCTGTCTTGGTGGCAGCAGCCGATGCTCTCAGCTCAGCCCGTCCTGGTGCTCGTAATGAGTCGGTTGAAAATTACATCAAGCGACTGCGTGATCTGGAAGAAATTGCCTCAAACTTTGATGGGGTGCAAAATAGCTTTGCCCTACAGGCTGGCCGTGAAATCCGGATTATGGTCCAACCCAACAAGATTTCTGATGACCAAGTAACTATCTTGGCTCACAAGGTTCGAAAGAAAATTGAGGACAATCTGGACTATCCAGGTAATATCAAGGTTACCGTTATCCGTGAATTGCGGGCCATTGACTACGCTAAATAGTGCTTGCTTAATAAAAACAGGTGAGAAGGTTTAAGGTCTCGCCTGTTTTTTTGTATGGTCTGGGCCTAGCTGGGGGAGTCTATCCTGTAAAGAAAAGGCTGGGACAGCTAATTAGTACAGGGCCTATAAAATTATGTCGGTGAGCAAGTTAATTGACTCTGCTTACCCTGAGGTCTATACTAGACCTACAATCAAAATGTTACAAAAATAGTAACAGATAGAAAGAGACCTATGATGACAATTACAAATGGTTATTTTCAATCAGCCAGAGAAGAAAAGCTTGACTTGGTCAATTTGACCAGTTTGGAAGAACGGGCTAAGGAAATTATTCCTCAGGGTGGTTTTGGCTATATCGTTGGTGGTTCTGAAGACGAATGGACCATCAAGGAAAATACCAGGGTTTTTGATCATGTGCAAATCCTGCCTCGGGTATTGATAGGGGTGGAGAATCCTTCAACAGAAACAGAACTTTTTGGTCAAAAACTGGCTATGCCCATTATTAGTTCACCTGCAGCTGCACAAGGTTTAGCCCATGCTCGTGGGGAAATGGCGACTGCTCAAGGAATGGCAGCAGCGGGAACGATCATGTCCCAAAGTACCTATGGGACCACTACCATTAGCGAAACGGCTGAGGCCGGTCAAGGAGCGCCCCAATTTTTCCAACTCTATTTGAGTAAGGATTGGTCTGTCAATCAAGCCTGGTTAGATGAAGCTGTCCGAGCAGGTGTTAAGGCGATTATCTTAACAGTCGATTCAACCTTGGGCGGTTACCGTGAAGCGGATATTGTTAATAATTTCCACTCCCTATGGGAAATCTAGCCAAATTAGCCGAAGCTAGTCAAGGTCTGGGAATTAGCGATATTTATGCGGCAGCTGCTCAGAAAATTTTGCCAGAAGATGTAAAACGCATTACAGACTATACCCATTTACCCGTCATCGTCAAGGGGGTGCAAGATTCAGATGATGCTGAGGTAGCTATTCAAGCTGGTGCCCAAGGAATTTGGGTTTCCAACCATGGTGGCCGTCAGCACAATGGAGGACCTGCCTCCTTTGATGTTTTGGAAGCAATCGCTAAGCGGGTGGATAAACGAGTTCCCATCATCTTTGATAGTGGTATTCGTCGGGGGTCCCATGTCTTTAAGGCCTTGGTAAGTGGGGCTGATGTGGTTGCCCTAGCTCGTCCAATTATTTATGGTTTAGCCCTCGGAAGGACTCAAGGCGTTTAAAGTGTTGTGGAACATTTGAACAAGGAATTCCGTATCACCATGCAATTGGCTAGTGCTCAGACGGTAGAGGATGTCAAAAAAGCCAAGCTGATTCGTCCCTAAGAAAATGAGATAATGACAAAAGGAGCCCATGAGACTCTTTTTTCGGTGCAGTTTTTCCAAAAGTATACTTTTGACCACAAAAACATGTGAGACTTGGGCTGTTATATAAGGTCAATCCTGATAGAATAAGATTAGGGTTTTGCGGTTGCGAAACAGAAATGAAAATCGGCTGTCTTTATGCTACAATAAGGGTGTTTGAAAGACTGTCTTGAGGATACTCCTCTATGCATTAAGCCTAGAAAGGTCGTTTATCTTATGTCATTTGATACTATTGATCAATTGGCGGTCAATACTGTCCGTTCGCTGTCAATTGAGGCTATCCAAGCTGCTAATTCTGGTCACCCAGGTCTGCCAATGGGGGCTGCCCCAATGGCCTATGTTCTTTGGAACCATGTCATGAATGTCAATCCAAAAACCAGCCGTTCTTGGTCTAATCGTGACCGCTTTGTCCTATCGGCTGGCCATGGTAGTGCCCTTCTTTATAGTCTGCTTCACCTGTCAGGCTACAAGGTTAGCATGGATGATTTAAAGAATTTCCGTCAATGGGGGTCTAAGACTCCTGGTCACCCAGAAGTGGGGCATACCGATGGTGTTGAAGCTACAACTGGTCCTTTAGGTCAAGGGATTGCCAACGCCGTTGGTATGGCGATGGCAGAAGCTCATTTGGCTGTCAAGTTTAACAAGCCTGACTTTGATATTGTTGACCACTACACCTATGCCCTGAATGGTGATGGTTGTCTTATGGAAGGGGTTAGCCAGGAAGCAGCTAGTCTGGCTGGTCATCTCAAGCTGGGCAAGTTGATTTTGCTCTATGATTCCAATGATATTTCTCTGGATGGTCCAACCTCAATGGCCTTCACAGAAGATGTTAAGGGTAAATTTGAAGCTTATGGTTGGCAGCACATCTTGGTTGAAGATGGGAATGATTTGGAAGCTATTGAAGCAGCCATACAGGCTGCTAAGGCTGAAAAAGAGAAACCATCCATTATTGAAGTTAAGACTGTCATCGGATTTGGTGCGGAAAAACAAGGAACTTCTGCAGTCCACGGTGCTCCTCTAGGACAAGAAGGCATTGA harbors:
- a CDS encoding ribonuclease Y, which translates into the protein MLNIILAIVAILIGLGIGYGAMVAKTKADREAAELALLNAQQEAVTIREKAQDDAGHIKKAAELDMKAERKELLLEAKEDARKYREEVDKEFKSDKQELKQMEARLTERASSLDRKDENLSSKERTLDSKEQSLSDKSKHIDEREANIAQLEEEKQAELQKVANMSTDQARDVILSQTENELTQDIASRIKDADEEVKRTIDKKAKNLLAQAMQRLAGDYVTEQTITTVHLPDDSMKGRIIGREGRNIRALESLTGIDVIIDDTPEVVVLSGFDPIRREIARMTLEALIQDGRIHPARIEELVEKNRQEIDNRIREAGEAAAYEIGAPNLHPDLIKIMGRLQYRTSYGQNVLRHSVEVGKLAGILAGEIGENVALAKRAGFLHDMGKALDRDVDGSHVEIGTEFARKYKENPVVVNTIASHHGDVEPESVIAVLVAAADALSSARPGARNESVENYIKRLRDLEEIASNFDGVQNSFALQAGREIRIMVQPNKISDDQVTILAHKVRKKIEDNLDYPGNIKVTVIRELRAIDYAK